The following proteins are encoded in a genomic region of Danio rerio strain Tuebingen ecotype United States chromosome 16, GRCz12tu, whole genome shotgun sequence:
- the cmc1 gene encoding COX assembly mitochondrial protein homolog — MDPPKAEEPHLRHVERDVLIPKMMREKAKERCVQQVDAFNVCCKDSGFFMVFKCREENAALKECLTQHYRDPVFFEECKQEYLKEKLQYEQTGVPTKSRKQKLPTSM, encoded by the exons ATGGATCCGCCTAAAGCAG AAGAGCCGCACCTGAGGCATGTGGAGAGAGACGTGCTGATCCCAAAGATGATGAGAGAGAAGGCCAAGGAGAGATGTGTTCAGCAGGTGGACG cgtTCAACGTCTGCTGTAAGGACTCGGGTTTCTTCATGGTCTTCAAGTGTCGTGAGGAGAACGCGGCGCTGAAAGAGTGTTTGACGCAGCA TTATCGGGATCCGGTGTTCTTCGAGGAGTGTAAACAGGAATATCTGAAGGAGAAGCTGCAGTATGAACAGACCGGCGTCCCGACCAAAAGCAGAAAACAGAAGCTTCCCACCAGCatgtag